In Microbacterium sp. 1.5R, the following are encoded in one genomic region:
- a CDS encoding GNAT family N-acetyltransferase, which produces MTTITATVEADFDEWAGLWRGYLTFYGTELADEITTESFRRIVEGRDLHGAVARDGDGRAIGIVHWLTHPATWSTSPYCYLEDLYVDGESRGSGVGRLLIAHVRDWAVENGCEKVYWLTQETNMTARALYDSVATHTGYTHYQIAL; this is translated from the coding sequence ATGACGACGATCACCGCCACCGTAGAGGCCGACTTCGACGAATGGGCCGGTCTGTGGCGCGGGTATCTGACCTTCTACGGCACGGAGCTCGCTGACGAGATCACGACAGAGTCGTTTCGGCGGATCGTCGAGGGGCGGGATCTGCACGGAGCGGTCGCGCGCGACGGCGACGGGCGCGCGATCGGCATCGTGCACTGGCTCACGCACCCGGCGACGTGGAGCACGTCGCCCTACTGCTACCTCGAAGACCTCTATGTCGACGGCGAGTCCCGAGGCTCCGGGGTGGGGCGGCTGCTGATCGCCCACGTGCGTGACTGGGCTGTCGAGAACGGGTGCGAGAAGGTCTACTGGCTGACGCAGGAGACCAACATGACAGCCCGCGCGCTGTACGACAGCGTGGCGACGCACACCGGGTACACGCACTACCAGATCGCCCTCTGA
- a CDS encoding AI-2E family transporter, whose translation MTETRLWSRGFGLAATRSLQTLSVLALVAIGVLVITQLSLVFIPVTIALILASAIHPLVAFMRRRGVPSILATWIALIGILAILGGIVWVIVLTVRSQWDDLIESATDGVTQVTAWLDTLPFDIASIDLDEVWAGVGDFLTSASFGRGALAGVSATASFFTGLALMIVVLFFFLKDGPRIWEFLLRPFTGNSYERARRIGDKTVDVFGGYIRGTSIVAAADALGIGIGLAILQIPLALPLAVIVFLTAFIPLVGATAAGILAALVALVTHGPVAALIVVGIVVLVNQLEGNFLQPVVMARSLKLHALVILLALTTGTILGGIVGAVLSVPIAAVAWGIITVWDGPHTPAKPFRKKRPETV comes from the coding sequence ATGACGGAGACGCGACTGTGGTCGCGGGGATTCGGCCTCGCCGCCACACGGAGTCTGCAGACCCTCTCGGTGCTCGCCCTGGTCGCCATCGGCGTGCTGGTGATCACGCAGCTCTCTCTCGTGTTCATCCCCGTGACGATCGCGCTGATCCTCGCCTCGGCCATCCACCCGCTCGTCGCGTTCATGCGGCGTCGCGGAGTGCCGTCGATCCTCGCCACCTGGATCGCGCTGATCGGCATCCTCGCGATCCTCGGCGGCATCGTCTGGGTGATCGTGCTGACGGTCCGTTCCCAGTGGGACGATCTGATCGAGTCGGCCACCGACGGCGTGACGCAGGTGACGGCCTGGCTCGACACCCTGCCTTTCGACATCGCATCGATCGATCTCGACGAGGTGTGGGCAGGAGTCGGCGACTTCCTGACCAGCGCCTCGTTCGGACGCGGAGCTCTCGCGGGGGTCTCGGCCACTGCGAGCTTCTTCACCGGCCTCGCGCTGATGATCGTCGTGCTGTTCTTCTTCCTCAAGGACGGACCGCGCATCTGGGAGTTCCTGCTCCGTCCCTTCACCGGGAACAGCTATGAGCGTGCGCGCCGCATCGGCGACAAGACCGTCGATGTCTTCGGAGGCTACATCCGCGGCACGTCGATCGTCGCCGCCGCCGATGCTCTCGGCATCGGCATCGGCTTGGCGATCCTGCAGATCCCTCTTGCACTCCCCCTCGCCGTGATCGTCTTCCTGACGGCGTTCATCCCCCTGGTCGGCGCCACCGCCGCCGGGATCCTCGCGGCTCTCGTGGCGCTCGTCACGCACGGCCCGGTGGCAGCCCTCATCGTCGTCGGCATCGTCGTGCTCGTGAATCAGCTCGAGGGCAACTTCCTTCAGCCGGTCGTGATGGCCCGCTCCCTCAAGCTCCACGCTCTCGTGATCCTCCTCGCCCTGACCACGGGCACCATCCTCGGCGGCATCGTCGGCGCGGTGCTCTCGGTGCCGATCGCCGCTGTCGCCTGGGGCATCATCACGGTGTGGGACGGCCCGCACACCCCCGCGAAGCCGTTCCGCAAGAAGCGCCCGGAAACGGTGTGA
- a CDS encoding SDR family oxidoreductase, translating into MTVHLITGAGSGIGAVVARRLLDRGDQVVVLARDAGRAKEITAALPGASAVVGDLAQPGRLSWALSKQALPERIDSLVHAAGVVDLGPVADLPANLWERQLAVNLVGPAELTRLLLPVLRVSRARIVFVNSGAGLHAHAGWSAYAASKHGLKALADALRAEESEHGVRVTSIYPGRTATPMQERVHQQEGRDYDPERFITADSVATTILTALDLPDDAALTDLTIRPRA; encoded by the coding sequence GTGACCGTCCACCTGATCACCGGTGCCGGATCCGGCATCGGCGCGGTCGTCGCGCGCCGCCTCCTCGATCGGGGCGATCAGGTCGTGGTGCTCGCCCGCGATGCCGGGCGCGCCAAGGAGATCACCGCGGCGCTGCCTGGAGCCTCGGCCGTCGTCGGCGACCTCGCGCAACCCGGCAGGCTGTCGTGGGCACTGTCGAAGCAGGCGCTTCCCGAGCGCATCGACTCGCTGGTGCACGCGGCGGGCGTCGTCGACCTCGGACCCGTGGCCGACCTTCCGGCGAATCTCTGGGAGCGCCAGCTCGCGGTCAACCTCGTGGGGCCTGCCGAGCTCACCCGTCTGCTCCTCCCTGTGCTGCGCGTCTCTCGCGCTCGGATCGTTTTCGTCAACTCCGGTGCGGGATTGCACGCGCACGCCGGATGGTCGGCATATGCCGCCTCGAAGCACGGACTCAAGGCTCTCGCCGACGCATTGCGGGCCGAGGAGAGCGAGCATGGTGTGCGGGTGACCTCCATCTACCCCGGACGCACCGCGACCCCCATGCAGGAACGAGTGCACCAGCAGGAAGGGCGGGATTACGATCCGGAGCGGTTCATCACGGCGGATTCCGTCGCGACGACGATCCTCACCGCGCTCGACCTGCCGGACGACGCCGCTCTCACCGATCTGACCATCCGCCCTCGGGCGTGA
- the rsfS gene encoding ribosome silencing factor, translating into MQSPETAEEMLQLAADAAVSKGGEDLVALNVSEPLPLVDIFLLVTGNSERNVAAIADEIEDKLIEAGHKRVRREGRAEARWVLLDFGDLIVHVFHQEERVYYGLERLWKDCPVVPFELADSAAADRD; encoded by the coding sequence ATGCAGTCACCTGAAACCGCCGAAGAGATGCTCCAGCTCGCGGCCGACGCCGCCGTCTCGAAGGGCGGTGAGGATCTCGTCGCGCTCAACGTCTCGGAGCCTCTGCCCCTCGTCGACATCTTCCTGCTCGTCACCGGAAACAGCGAGCGCAACGTCGCCGCCATCGCCGATGAGATCGAGGACAAGCTCATCGAAGCCGGTCACAAGCGGGTCCGCCGCGAAGGTCGCGCGGAGGCCCGATGGGTTCTCCTCGACTTCGGCGATCTGATCGTCCACGTCTTCCACCAGGAAGAGCGCGTCTACTACGGCCTCGAGCGTCTGTGGAAGGACTGCCCCGTCGTGCCGTTCGAGCTCGCAGACTCCGCCGCAGCAGACCGCGACTGA